In the genome of Brachypodium distachyon strain Bd21 chromosome 3, Brachypodium_distachyon_v3.0, whole genome shotgun sequence, the window CTCCCATACGCACGGTAAAGCAATAATACCTGCGCACCAGCGAACTCCTCGAACTGCTTCACGAAGTCCTCCATCAtcccctcgtcgtccagcccACCGATCCCCCCGGTGGCCGACTCGAGACCCCGAACCGCCTCCCGGGTCTCGCGTGTTAGCTTCTCGAGCGCCTCCGACGCGTGCGCCCCCCTCGGTGGTTGCTTCGCTGCGCGCCGCCTGGGCGCCCTGGGGTCTGGCAGCGACATCCCCAGCCCCTTCACCGGCCTCGAGGCCCCGGACGACGATGCCGAGGCCTCGCCACTGCTGCAGAAGAGGGGGATACATCGTCACAGATTCAGCCAAAATCCTGGTGAAAATTGTTGACGTTGCGTGGGGAGTGGGACTCGGGGCAGACCTtttgggggcggcggcgagatcgaGGCTGGTGAAGTCGTCGAGGGCGCTGTCCAGGAGCTGGTCgaggtcgtcgccgccggcagcgccggagttggaggaggcCATGGATGGCTGTGCCTCAGGAATCCC includes:
- the LOC100825925 gene encoding peroxisome biogenesis protein 19-1 isoform X1 — its product is MASSNSGAAGGDDLDQLLDSALDDFTSLDLAAAPKSSGEASASSSGASRPVKGLGMSLPDPRAPRRRAAKQPPRGAHASEALEKLTRETREAVRGLESATGGIGGLDDEGMMEDFVKQFEEFAGAQDMDSIVEKMMKQLLSKEILHEPMKDIVEKYPKWLEDNKSKISKEEHERYSNQLELMLKLNDVYEHEPENMSKIFEIMQNMQECGQPPSDLVQDIVPDLDLSKLGQLSPEMLESAPDCCVM
- the LOC100825925 gene encoding peroxisome biogenesis protein 19-1 isoform X2, which encodes MASSNSGAAGGDDLDQLLDSALDDFTSLDLAAAPKSGEASASSSGASRPVKGLGMSLPDPRAPRRRAAKQPPRGAHASEALEKLTRETREAVRGLESATGGIGGLDDEGMMEDFVKQFEEFAGAQDMDSIVEKMMKQLLSKEILHEPMKDIVEKYPKWLEDNKSKISKEEHERYSNQLELMLKLNDVYEHEPENMSKIFEIMQNMQECGQPPSDLVQDIVPDLDLSKLGQLSPEMLESAPDCCVM